Genomic segment of Arachis hypogaea cultivar Tifrunner chromosome 11, arahy.Tifrunner.gnm2.J5K5, whole genome shotgun sequence:
agctacttttataagaagttttgtatatatgtatatgcttgtttgttttcaagataaagtatttttccggtttttcaaagaaatcagcgatacagtttcaagtcaaaggctcctattttattattaagtatatgaagtcgtcgtaatacttcTCGCTATTAGAGTGGCGCAGgcagaagcgtgacattttgatactAAGGATGTTACAGACCACAATTTAACAATGAAGGCCCAAGGTTTTAATCAAACCTGTTCTGGGTCGAGTGGCCACCAGAGGCCCAAACCTTAGATTTCACGAGGATCCAGGGAGCAGGGAGTCTGGATCGGGCATAAGGCAACCCAGCAGCGTGCGCCATCATCTACCCATATGCCATCGATAAGAAAGCCCTCCATAAGGAAACGTTTGCGTCCGGCATCCTTGCAGAACTGGCCGGGTGGAGGCGCGGCGGGGGTTGCTCCGGTTCTTGAGAGTCCAATCGTGATTCAACTAGAGAAGAGAGTAGCGCTGTCGCTAGTTCTGTGAGTGGGGCCCGAGAGTTTGGCATTGCATCAATGTCTGAAAAGGAGCGGGTTCAAAGAGGTATGGAGACCGCTGTGCCACCACTGATCTCGTCGATTGTGGCTCGGATAAATGTGCATCATCAATGAAGCAGAAGACAATAGTGCATGGAGGCCCGAGTTATTCCGTTCCAGGGGACAAGTCTTCTACTGAGGTTGGTGGTGCAAGTTAATTTCACCTTTTTCTTGATATTCTCTTATCAATTTTATTTAATGGATAGCTTAAATATCTTagtttggaatattaggggtacTTCTAATAAGTTAGCTTGGGTGAATTGTAAGGAGCTTATTAGAAAATTTAgacctatttttttattatggttgAGACTCATTCTCCCTTTCAACATTTAAAACTGTTTTGGTAAAGACCCGATTACTATCCTATGGGTATAGAGAGGCAATTGGGCATAAGGGTGGTATCTGGTTCCTTTCTTCAATGCAAGGTACTTGCTACAAATTGGTTTATACTTGCGATCAGTGTGTCACAATCGAAGTTCGGCTTGAATATGTGctttggaggtgtagtggtatcTATGGTAGTCCTAAGCTTAATACTAGAAGTCTTTTTTGGGATTACTTGGTAGCTCAGTCTTCATCTTTTCAAGGGCCTTGGATTATCCTCGGTGATTTTAATGAGGTTCTTTTCTCTCATGAAGCTAAGGGTTGTCATTTTTTTAGTACACGTGCTGATCAGTTTGCCAAGTCTTTAGGGGATAGTGCTCTATTTGACTTGAAGACTATTGGGAGACGTTTTTTTGGTACAGGAGGGGTGAAAAATAATATTGAGGTGGCAAAAAGGCTTGACTGGGTTTGTATTAATAGTGGATGGTTATCTCTTTTTTCTGAGGTCTATGCAGAAATACTGAATAGACAATAGTATGATCACTGTCCTATCTTAGTGCACTGTAAAGGGCACCTGCAGCCAAAAAGGAACATATACCCATCCGTTTTTTGGTGGCTTTGGCTACTTACCCTGGTTACCAAGATATTGTGAAACAATCTTAGTGGTATGACTTTAGAAGGGTGCCAGGCAAGCTTTCGGAGGTGCAGAAGAATTCTTTTGAGTTTAATTCTACAGTGTTTGGTAACATCTTTGTTAGGAAATATGAATTGGAGCATCAAATTAATTATCTTCGGAAGCGTTTGGAAGAGAGGGAAGATTGTTTCATGCATCAAAAGGAACAACAGTTGATTGAGGATTATAATAACACTCTTGTGCTAGAGGAACTTCTTTGGTTTCAAAAATCCAGAGAATAGTGGGTGAAGTTCGGAGACAAAAACACCAGCTTCTTCCATGTTCAGACACTTGTGTGGCGGAAGATAAATTGTAAGAACCGGAGATTTCACGTAAaattgttttaataaaa
This window contains:
- the LOC140176198 gene encoding uncharacterized protein translates to MPSIRKPSIRKRLRPASLQNWPGGGAAGVAPVLESPIVIQLEKRVALSLVLEAIGHKGGIWFLSSMQGTCYKLVYTCDQCVTIEVRLEYVLWRCSGIYGSPKLNTRSLFWDYLVAQSSSFQGPWIILGDFNEVLFSHEAKGCHFFSTRADQFAKSLGDSALFDLKTIGRRFFGTGGVKNNIEVAKRLDWWYDFRRVPGKLSEVQKNSFEFNSTVFGNIFVRKYELEHQINYLRKRLEEREDCFMHQKEQQLIEDYNNTLVLEELLWFQKSRE